A DNA window from Helianthus annuus cultivar XRQ/B chromosome 15, HanXRQr2.0-SUNRISE, whole genome shotgun sequence contains the following coding sequences:
- the LOC110911104 gene encoding caffeoyl-CoA O-methyltransferase produces the protein MAAVNSSSDSQPAKHQEVGHKSLLQSDALYQYILETSVYPREPEPMKELREVTAKHPWNLMTTSADEGQFLNMLLKLINAKNTMEIGVYTGYSLLSTALALPDDGKILALDINRENYEIGLPIIQKAGVAHKIDFREGPALPLLDEMIKDEKFHGSFDFIFVDADKDNYLNYHKRLIDLVKIGGVIGYDNTLWNGSLVAPPDAPLRKYVRYYRDFVLELNKALAADTRVEICQLPVGDGITLCRRVN, from the exons ATGGCGGCGGTCAATAGCAGCAGTGATAGTCAACCGGCAAAACACCAAGAAGTTGGCCACAAGAGTCTTCTTCAAAGTGATGCTCTTTACCAATACATTCTTGAGACTAGTGTCTACCCAAGAGAACCCGAACCCATGAAAGAGCTACGCGAGGTCACCGCTAAACACCCGTG GAACCTTATGACGACATCAGCCGATGAAGGACAATTTTTGAACATGCTTCTTAAGCTCATCAATGCCAAGAACACCATGGAGATTGGTGTCTATACCGGCTATTCACTTTTGTCCACTGCTCTAGCTCTCCCTGATGATGGAAAG ATATTGGCTTTGGACATCAACCGTGAAAATTATGAAATCGGTCTTCCCATCATTCAAAAGGCTGGTGTTGCTCACAAGATCGATTTTAGAGAAGGTCCTGCGCTTCCTCTTCTTGACGAGATGATCAAAGAT GAAAAATTCCATGGGAGTTTTGATTTTATTTTTGTGGATGCTGATAAAGACAACTATCTTAACTATCACAAAAGATTAATTGATCTTGTCAAGATTGGTGGAGTGATTGGCTATGACAACACCCTTTGGAATGGATCGTTGGTGGCACCACCGGATGCACCTCTTAGGAAATATGTTCGGTATTATAGAGACTTCGTGTTGGAACTTAACAAAGCATTGGCTGCTGATACGAGGGTTGAGATCTGCCAGCTTCCTGTTGGCGATGGAATTACTCTTTGCCGTCGCGTTAACTAA